A region of the Caldisericum sp. genome:
GGTATTGTATCTGTGTGGCTTGCAGGGGGTGCAAAATGAAACGATTTCGGACATTTTATCGGACATTTTATCGGACATTTATCCTTGCAAACAGGACAAAAAGTCGTAAAATTATCCTTGAAAGGAGGACAATTTGAAGAACAAAACGGACTTGAAAAAGAAGGTAGTTAAACAGAACGACGAGATTTGGAGTTTGATTGTTCGCTTGAGGGACAACTTTACCTGTCGAATGTGCGGGAAGCCAACAAAACATGTCGAGGCGGCACACATTATTGGTCGGGACAACTGGAATACTCGCTGGGACACAAGAAACGGGATAAGTCTATGTTTTTATTGCCATCGCTTCCGCATACATGGAGGTCGTCTTACTGAGGAAGAACGAATTGAGTTTTACAAGAAGGCAGTCGGTGAAGATGTGTATGAGAACCTTTTGGAACTT
Encoded here:
- a CDS encoding HNH endonuclease, whose protein sequence is MKNKTDLKKKVVKQNDEIWSLIVRLRDNFTCRMCGKPTKHVEAAHIIGRDNWNTRWDTRNGISLCFYCHRFRIHGGRLTEEERIEFYKKAVGEDVYENLLELAKKPVKRNLTYAQAWNELLRKEFVKLTGMSFEEFKKEMKEAKNEG